GCTACTTTGCCTTGCGCAGCCTGCACCGCCTGCACGGAGGCAAACGGGGCTGCGACAAGTGCGCTGCCTATGATCCCAGACTTTGACAAAAATGAACGACGTGAAAAATCCATAGTGCAGCTCCAACTTAAAATTATCTCCACCAGTAATAGTTGAAATACCCTTGCGCGATACCCGCCCCGTGATTATCTTCGATATAACGAAATGTTATGGGCACATGTTGAGCAAACTATGAACCTCCTCTCGCTGTTAGAAAGCTTTGCAACCGCCGTTGATGAAGGCTCGTTGAGCGGAGCCGCACGCAAGCGGGGCACCAGCCAGCCAGCGGTGAGCAAACAGCTGCAATCTCTGGAAGCCCATATTGGCAAAGACCTGTTTTACCGCAGCACCACCGGCATTGTTCCCACCCCAGCGGGCCGCCTTACCTATTCCCATGCGCGGATCATGCTGGAACAATCGCGGCGAATGCGCGAGGAACTGGCACTTATGGATGGCACATTGGCCGGACAACTCACGGTGTCAGCTCCGGTGGTTATTGGCCGTGATATTGCCAGCCGTGCCAGCTTCAAAACGCAGGCCGAGCATCCAGAGCTGAAAATCCATTTGGGGCTGGAAGACCGGCTGGTGGATGTGGTGAGCGAAAACATAGATCTGGCTCTTCGCGCGGGAAGTTTGGGAGACACGGAGGGCACCGCCAAGCGGATCGCCTATGGTAAAACAATCCTCGTGGCCGCGTCTCAATATCTGGAAAAAATGGGGCACCCAACCAAGCCCGAGCATCTCGAAAACCTGAGCTATGTGGAATACGGGCAGGACCGGGCAGACCGCTCCCTTCCCCTTGTAAAGGATGGCGAAACCTTACAGGCGAACATCACCGTGGGCTTCACCTCAAACCACCCTGAAGTGGTCATGAGCGCTGTTCAGGAAGCTGTCGGCTTCACACGCATGCCCTATTACCTAGCCCATGAAAAGCTGGAGGACGGCGCGTTGGTCGAGGTGCTGCCGGACTATGACAGTATCACCAAGTCCCTTTATGCGGTTACCCCCACAGGAGGGCCCTTCACACGCAAGCAAGAAGTGTTCATTCGCAACCTTCTGGCTGTCATGGAGGAAAAACAAGGCTTTACCATCCGCAAAAACTGGCTGTAAGGATGCTCTACCCCCAGCGCCGTCTCACCCAGAAAACCAGCTTCACCAGTCCCCAGATAAGCAAGGCATCAATCACCCAGCCGATGCCGAACATGGCCTGATACCCCACAGACCAAAGGGGGTAGAGATGCTCTCCAATATCACGGCCAAGAACGATGCAGGGCTCCGGCCCCCGCGCCCAAATGGTACAGCCTCTGCTTTCCGCCCAGATTAAAATAAGAATTTCCAGCAGCAAAATTGGAATTGGCCAAAACACGAGGGCATAGACATAGTATTTCTTGCGCAAAGGATTAACCCGTTGATTCTTTAAGGCAAGCCAGAACCATAAGCGCACAGCCTCAATTTTCCTAGAGTAGATACAGCTCCCCTGCCGACACCAGTAAAGCACAGCCCTATTTTACAATAGCTCCTCTTTGAGGAAGCGGGAAAAGCGCTAGGGCGGTGGGCAAAGCAGCGGGCTCTGCCGTCCCCTCCCCCATTTCCCATTGGATGCAAGTGCGCAAATCTTGAAGTAGTCTTATGTACTGATGGACACTCACTGCTCTAAAGGATTGATTTTACAATGAACATTGAAACTTGCCCCACCTGTACAGAGAAGTTTGTCATCAGTGAGCGCGGCGCCCGATTCCCCGGCGGCAAGGAGCACTACCCCGTCAACTGCCCCCACTGCGAACGCGTCGCCTTCACCGCCCCCACAAAAGGCTGGTGGACCACCCGCAAGGCAAAAGAGGCGGATTACATGGCAACGTCCGGTTAGATCTTGAATTAAGAAATCTGGTTCTGAGTTGAAACGGTGTGGTGTTTCATGAACACACGCTAGCCCCTACCTATTGTATTTGAAGTGTCGCTGCGAAACTACGCTGAGACGTTAACACCTGTTGCGGCACCGCACCCCATTTATTCCAGTCAGTGATAGGAGGAACCTGATATTTGAGTGTATTTCCTCAAGTACCCATACTCTCTCACCAGCCAGTTTTAAGTATACCTTTTACGAAGATCTCAACCAAGTTAAACGGACCACGGTCCAGATACTATCCGAGCGTCGCAATTCAGCTCATCCCATCCAAAGGCGCTCAATCGCGTCAGCCCCGCTCCGCCATGTCCGATCCTTAACCATTTAATGCTTGAGTACGGCAGCACGGCAAGTTTACTTTGTGTCATCCAGTGCACCCTGTTAGTCCAGACCTAGGACAGGTCAAAGTAATTACAACAATCAAAAAAATGCCAAAGCTCGGTCCAAAACTCGATAAAACATGCGATCTGCATTCCATAGTAGATCTTGGGTATAGTAACACGCCAGATGAATACGCAGTGCTTTCGCAGCGCGCTTGTCTGACATGGCGACAGCTCAATGATTTGAGCGACGAACTCGCACGAACTCTGCTCGCAAAAGGGTTGGTTGCTGGAGATCGTTTTGCACTGTTACTGCCAAATTGCTGGGAAGCAGTTGTTGCTTTTTTCGCGGCACTAAAATCAGGAACTGTAGTATTCCCAATATATTATCCATTTACCCCTAGGCAGATTGACGGTGCGTTGCATATGAGCACACCCAAACTCCTTTTGGCCCATCCAAGCAAAAGGAACGATCTGACAAAATGCGAGAATATTTCCAGCTTGGGCATTGAGGTGCTGTATCTAAAGTATTCAGATGAAGTGTCTCTAGGAATTGAGGTCTCAAAAAGCAGTATTAGAGCCGTTGCGTCACTCCCTCCCCCTTGTCCGGAAAGGCCGTTTCTCATACTGTATACATCTGGCAGCACCGGAGCTCCCAAAGGCATAACCCACAACGCAAAAAGCTTCGGCACGAGTGTGCAGATAAGTATCCAAGCATTTAAGATCACAGACAAAGATATAACGCTTAATTGCTCCTCTTTCTTTCACCTTTCTGGTCTATTGAGGGTTTTTACTGGATTGGGCGCAGGAGGGAAAACTGCCGTGGCTCGTTCTCAAGATTCCTCCTCCATCCATGCCGCTATCAACACATTCCATCCGACCTATGAAACAAGTCATGTAAGGGAACTTTATTCTCTCCTTGAAGGCTATAAGCGTAAACAAGTAGACTTGAGTTCAGTACGAATACTTGCATCCGGAGGAGATAAACTCCCCGAAATTCTCTACAACCAATTCTTAGTTGAAACGGGTATTTCAATATACCAAAGCTATGGAATAACTGAGGGCGGTCCATTACTTCTCAATGCCAGCGGAGATAGGCGCTACATTGGTTCAATAGGGGGTCCTTACCCAAGCACGCAGATATCAATCCGAGATGAAAATTACAAAGAAGTCCCTCAAGGCATTGTTGGAAACCTTTGGTACAAGACAAAGGCAAGTGCCATCGGCCTTTGGGAGGGGAATTGGTATAAACCATTACATTCGGTTGACGGGTGGCTGGACTCTGAAGATTTATTTATGGAGGATGCGGAAGGCCACTATTGGTTTAGGGGCAGAGCAAAGCAAATCATAAAGTTTGACGCAGAAAGCATTTACCCCCAAGAGGTAGAGGGCGTCTTGCTTTCACACCCAGAAGTTAGAAGCGCTGCGGTTGTGGGTGTCCCCAATAGCATTCATGGAGAAAATATCGCTGCCTACGTGGTTTTGGACAAGGAGCACAGTTGCGTCAGCGAACAAGACCTGATTTCATTTGTCAAAAAGCGCATTAGCTTTAAAGCGCCTCATGCCATAAAATTCGTAGATACTATTGAGCTCATATCATCTGGCAAGATTGATAGAGCAAGCCTCCAAACAAAGGCAGTGGTGGACTTTCCGCAAAGTTGATTGAGCCGGTTAAAGCCGTCGTGATTGCAGGCAGCGATAATCCGCCGCCCTCATAGTGACAATCTGGTCTTTCTTCTCACAGCTC
This genomic window from Pseudovibrio sp. M1P-2-3 contains:
- a CDS encoding LysR family transcriptional regulator, whose translation is MLWAHVEQTMNLLSLLESFATAVDEGSLSGAARKRGTSQPAVSKQLQSLEAHIGKDLFYRSTTGIVPTPAGRLTYSHARIMLEQSRRMREELALMDGTLAGQLTVSAPVVIGRDIASRASFKTQAEHPELKIHLGLEDRLVDVVSENIDLALRAGSLGDTEGTAKRIAYGKTILVAASQYLEKMGHPTKPEHLENLSYVEYGQDRADRSLPLVKDGETLQANITVGFTSNHPEVVMSAVQEAVGFTRMPYYLAHEKLEDGALVEVLPDYDSITKSLYAVTPTGGPFTRKQEVFIRNLLAVMEEKQGFTIRKNWL
- a CDS encoding class I adenylate-forming enzyme family protein, giving the protein MPKLGPKLDKTCDLHSIVDLGYSNTPDEYAVLSQRACLTWRQLNDLSDELARTLLAKGLVAGDRFALLLPNCWEAVVAFFAALKSGTVVFPIYYPFTPRQIDGALHMSTPKLLLAHPSKRNDLTKCENISSLGIEVLYLKYSDEVSLGIEVSKSSIRAVASLPPPCPERPFLILYTSGSTGAPKGITHNAKSFGTSVQISIQAFKITDKDITLNCSSFFHLSGLLRVFTGLGAGGKTAVARSQDSSSIHAAINTFHPTYETSHVRELYSLLEGYKRKQVDLSSVRILASGGDKLPEILYNQFLVETGISIYQSYGITEGGPLLLNASGDRRYIGSIGGPYPSTQISIRDENYKEVPQGIVGNLWYKTKASAIGLWEGNWYKPLHSVDGWLDSEDLFMEDAEGHYWFRGRAKQIIKFDAESIYPQEVEGVLLSHPEVRSAAVVGVPNSIHGENIAAYVVLDKEHSCVSEQDLISFVKKRISFKAPHAIKFVDTIELISSGKIDRASLQTKAVVDFPQS